The nucleotide sequence CGATCTTCTTGACCGACTGCATCAGTTGCGTGCCCGGCCAGGATCGCAGCGATACAGGCGCCTGCGGTTGGCTCACTGTTTCCCCACCTTCCTATTTTGACTCCGCCGCCGTATGCCAGCAGAGGCTTTCTCACAAAAACATGTATCCACTCTCAGCGCTGGTTTTCATCGATATGGGCGGCCGGACGGTCGAAATTCTTCAAAATTCCATCGACCCAGAGGTTTATGTCGCTACACTTTAGAACTAAGCGCGCGCAACTGCTCGCGCAGATCATCACGTTGTTGACAAAGCAGTGGTACTTCCAGCTGACACAGTGGGCGATCGGTGTTGGCGGACGAGCTTCAAACCTGAGCACCTCAGGCGCGCAAGTCTCGTTGGCCGCCATAACGGCTCCTTGAGCCTTCTGTCTCATGTCCGTTGTGGCGGAGTAAGGACGCAACGCGGTCATCGTCTGCATGTTTGATCGATATGGTATTGTTTCGATAGACCAGATTTCATCCACGCGCCTTCTCTTGGCCGTGACGTCGTTCCAGTTTGAAGTGACATCGGCGACAATCGAGCCGTGCTAACCAGCTGCATGGTTCGTTGTGCGCGTTTTGAAGGGTGACACGCTGCAGGCACCCCGCCGGACCTGTGACAGAGCATCTTCTATCTGCTCCACGCAACAAAGATGGTGCGTTTTGCAGTCGGTGGCCGGCGAGGACAGGATCGGAACTTCAATCGCGAACCCTTGAAAACTAGGACCAAGAATTCACAGAGGGGCCAGGCGATTCGCTATCGATTGTGGAGCGCTGGATCAAAGTTCATTGCGTTCCGCTCTGAAGCAAGCTCGTGTGGCCCTGCTGCCAGCTGCAAACCAGCGAAGCTTACGGAGGTCTGGCGACTCCTCGGTTACGACGCCGGTTGACTATGAGTAGGATCATTGCTCGAGCTTGCGGGTCCGGCTTGGCGCCAAGGGATACTTCCGCATGGGTCAGCTGTAGTCGACCCATTGTCTCAGGGCTTTTGGACTTAGCTCAGCGACCTGCAGCCGGCCGAGGAAGATGAGGGGATATCCGGCCGAACTGGATCGACCCGTACCAACGTAGGACAAAGAGGGGAATGGGGGCTTGCGGAGCGATGTCCTTGAGTACCACCTTGACCCTCGTGCCTATCGACACTATGGCCGGATCTGCATCGACCACATTGGTCAACATGATCGGCCCTACGGTGAGGGCTACATAGGGCGAGCACATAGGGTGCGTTCCCCATGCGGTTTACAGAAAAGGAATAAATAAGAGATTGACACTGCTGTCTTCAACGCGTCCGGAGCCGTCCGTTTCGCAACTGCGGTTTGGTGCAATGACGTAATAGTTACAAGTTTGCCGAGTGCCGACTCTGGGAGGTACTTCATCGTCCACGACTCGGCTTCACGTCTGCCGCACGTAAAGACATTTGAGACCCCTCTGTGGTCACTCAGCTGTCTTCCGGAGAACTTCAAGGCGCGACCTTCTATGCGATCGATTTCCCTGAGAGACTTCTGCGGAACGCCATAGAACATCGCAGGTTTCCGGCGTGATATGCCGAAATACGGTCGTTTCCTCTGCCCCCGGGGCGGTAAATCTTCGCGGACACCTCATTGACGGACGCGGAATGAACCGCGGGGAGCGCCGCATGACCAATGATTTGACGCAGCAAACAGCGGCGGGACTTTCCGAACTCTATCGCAACGGAAAGGCCTCCCCGGTCGAGGCGTTAGAGGCCGTGCTCACACGGACCACGCGGCTCAATCCTACTATCAACTGTTTTAGCCATGTAGACGAGGACGGCGCACTGAAGGCTGCGCGAGCATCAGAGCTAAGATGGAAAAAGGGCGCTCCGCTTTCGGAGTTGGACGGTGTTCCGGTCTCGGTCAAGGAACTCGTGCGCGTGAAGGGCTGGGCCGCAAGAATGGGCAGCAAGCTCACCGATACGGCGCCGGTCGAGGAAGATGCTCCGGCAGTCGCTCGGTTGCGGGAAGCTGGGGCGGTCGTGTTCGCTCATAACACCAGCCCGGAATACGGACACAAGGGAGTCACAGACTCGCTCCTGAATGGCATCACGCGCAATCCGTGGAGGCTCGATCGAACGCCGGGCGGCTCGTCTGGCGGCGCCGGTGCTGCGGTCGCCGCTGGGCTTGGTCCGATCGCCATCGGTACTGACGGCGGCGGCTCAGTGCGTTGCCCATCGAGCTTCAGTGGGCTTGTCGGGCTCAAGCCGACGTTCGGCCGGGTGCCCGCTTGGCCCCCCTCGATGACCGGCGATCTCGCCAACACTGGACCGATGACCCGCACCGCGCAAGATTGTGCGTTGACGATGAACGTGATCGTCCAGCCCGATCAGCGCGACGCATATGCGCTGCCCGATGACGGAATGGACTACGTTCGTGCGCTCACGGGTGATTTGAAGGCGCTCAAGATCGGTTTTGTGCTACGCTTCGGCGATCATCCGCTCGATCCCGAGGTCGCTGCCTCCGTCGCCCGCGCGGCTAAGGAATTCGCAAGACTCGGCTGTGAGGTCGAGGAAGTGCAGGCTCCCTTTCCGTATGCCGAGGCCGGGCGCGCCTTCACGGTGCACTGGTGCTCTGCCCTGC is from Bradyrhizobium xenonodulans and encodes:
- a CDS encoding amidase, yielding MTNDLTQQTAAGLSELYRNGKASPVEALEAVLTRTTRLNPTINCFSHVDEDGALKAARASELRWKKGAPLSELDGVPVSVKELVRVKGWAARMGSKLTDTAPVEEDAPAVARLREAGAVVFAHNTSPEYGHKGVTDSLLNGITRNPWRLDRTPGGSSGGAGAAVAAGLGPIAIGTDGGGSVRCPSSFSGLVGLKPTFGRVPAWPPSMTGDLANTGPMTRTAQDCALTMNVIVQPDQRDAYALPDDGMDYVRALTGDLKALKIGFVLRFGDHPLDPEVAASVARAAKEFARLGCEVEEVQAPFPYAEAGRAFTVHWCSALQRLLQLFPQARHGEFDPNLLTWAEEGKRFTVQDVVDAQVTRRELAIAWNLFFAKYDLLLSPTVAVAPFAAGQNDPPGEDGKPNTRWAPYTAQFNMSRHPAVSVPCGLNSEGLPIGLQIASGHYRDALVLRATASYAEINPIVFPSLSA
- a CDS encoding OB-fold domain-containing protein; amino-acid sequence: MCSPYVALTVGPIMLTNVVDADPAIVSIGTRVKVVLKDIAPQAPIPLFVLRWYGSIQFGRISPHLPRPAAGR